One stretch of Cohnella algarum DNA includes these proteins:
- a CDS encoding PucR family transcriptional regulator ligand-binding domain-containing protein, with product MTVREALGIGGFTKCKVVAGEAGLDREIEYITVMEVPDVIQWLKGNDLLLTSLYPIKDDPEAIRDLVRQLDEVNSSALAIKTQRYVQEIPRPIIEAGNRHNLPIIEIHNEVSYLDIMTPLMQIMVDPALSGKQELEAFFHWITELAMGGRAFPRWSRRCSK from the coding sequence GTGACCGTCAGAGAAGCTCTCGGCATCGGGGGCTTTACGAAGTGCAAAGTGGTTGCCGGAGAAGCGGGGCTCGACCGGGAAATCGAATACATCACCGTCATGGAAGTGCCGGACGTCATTCAATGGCTGAAGGGCAACGATTTGCTGCTGACGAGCCTGTATCCGATCAAGGACGACCCCGAAGCGATCCGCGATCTGGTGCGGCAGCTCGACGAGGTGAACAGCTCGGCGCTGGCGATCAAGACGCAGCGCTACGTGCAGGAAATTCCCCGGCCGATCATCGAAGCGGGGAACCGGCATAACCTGCCGATTATCGAGATTCACAACGAGGTATCCTACCTGGACATTATGACTCCGCTCATGCAGATCATGGTCGACCCGGCGCTTAGCGGCAAGCAGGAGCTGGAGGCCTTTTTTCATTGGATTACGGAGCTGGCGATGGGGGGAAGGGCATTCCCGCGCTGGTCGAGGCGATGCAGCAAATGA